Proteins encoded in a region of the Halodesulfovibrio marinisediminis DSM 17456 genome:
- the flgL gene encoding flagellar hook-associated protein FlgL → MRIARSMLYTQSINGMNGSMNTILRLSEQASSQKRINRPSDDPSGAAMVLDLQEHINSLAQYDENINSAKGWLDTANEQLGTISKTIIRMQELANQGATGTLTDKQRGLIAKELRELQVQLIGLTNGDYAGNSLFAGAAIDSPAYEVGLGATVENAKPTLVHSVKGDAKKTIAIKFPVPTATTNVGDVAIPFKYSEDGGKTWKDATIPAGVTDTLSVRLGGVEVNFKKGEQIKQDTTMRIRPAAIYKGSIDGEAKASYYGVNPSLDPVARGEFKTPIAIRIENDPSVSIPGTTPVPTPPAPAVGDIEYSYSLDNGASWIRATASADKFLNIPGGQLDLGGTGTLTKGEQFVVKPIDSAIRIEISAGNSVQVNSVGSNFFGGLYADKMTGATGPANGLSPEKNIFEVVGNLIASLEMDDQDGVKKCLGNLKLANEHITTETGVLGGRQNRLSFALDAHGKSKISTQSRISAIQDVDVAKISTESERAQYIYKSVLSTSAKVMNLSLLDYLR, encoded by the coding sequence ATGCGTATTGCTCGTAGTATGTTATATACCCAGTCCATTAACGGCATGAATGGCTCAATGAATACTATCCTTCGTTTGAGCGAACAGGCTTCAAGCCAGAAGCGTATCAACCGTCCTTCTGATGATCCTAGTGGTGCAGCTATGGTGCTTGATCTTCAGGAGCACATCAACTCATTAGCTCAGTATGATGAGAATATTAACTCAGCAAAAGGCTGGCTTGATACTGCGAACGAACAACTTGGTACCATCAGCAAAACAATTATTCGCATGCAGGAACTGGCAAACCAGGGTGCAACCGGTACGCTTACAGATAAGCAACGCGGATTGATTGCTAAAGAGCTTCGAGAACTTCAGGTTCAACTTATTGGTCTTACGAATGGTGATTATGCAGGCAACTCCTTATTTGCAGGTGCTGCAATTGATAGCCCGGCATATGAAGTGGGGCTAGGTGCAACTGTTGAGAATGCAAAGCCAACTTTGGTGCATAGCGTCAAAGGTGATGCTAAGAAAACTATTGCTATTAAATTTCCAGTGCCTACAGCCACTACGAACGTAGGTGACGTAGCTATTCCATTTAAGTACTCAGAGGATGGAGGAAAGACATGGAAGGATGCAACTATTCCTGCCGGAGTTACTGATACACTTTCAGTTCGACTTGGAGGCGTTGAAGTAAACTTTAAAAAAGGTGAACAAATTAAGCAGGACACCACAATGAGGATCAGGCCTGCTGCAATTTACAAAGGCTCCATTGATGGTGAAGCAAAAGCATCATATTACGGTGTAAACCCTTCTCTTGATCCCGTAGCAAGGGGGGAATTTAAAACCCCTATTGCGATTCGTATTGAAAATGATCCATCAGTAAGTATTCCAGGAACTACCCCAGTCCCGACACCACCTGCCCCAGCAGTAGGAGATATTGAGTACTCTTATAGTCTTGATAATGGCGCATCCTGGATTAGAGCAACAGCTTCAGCAGATAAGTTTTTGAATATCCCTGGCGGCCAGCTTGATTTAGGTGGCACCGGTACCCTGACCAAAGGTGAGCAGTTTGTTGTAAAGCCGATTGATTCTGCAATTCGTATTGAGATTAGTGCAGGTAACAGTGTTCAGGTTAACAGTGTTGGTTCAAATTTCTTTGGCGGGTTGTATGCAGATAAGATGACAGGTGCTACTGGACCAGCAAACGGCCTTTCACCAGAAAAAAATATCTTTGAAGTTGTAGGAAATCTTATAGCTTCTTTAGAAATGGACGATCAGGATGGTGTGAAGAAATGTTTAGGTAATCTTAAGTTAGCTAACGAACATATCACCACTGAAACAGGCGTACTTGGTGGAAGGCAAAATCGTTTGAGTTTTGCGCTTGATGCACATGGAAAGAGCAAAATTTCCACTCAGTCACGAATTTCTGCTATTCAGGATGTAGATGTTGCCAAAATTTCAACTGAGTCAGAGCGGGCCCAATACATCTATAAATCAGTGCTTTCCACCAGTGCAAAAGTAATGAACTTAAGCTTGCTCGATTATTTGAGGTAG
- a CDS encoding glutamate-5-semialdehyde dehydrogenase: protein MDTYQLLEDMGKKASAAARKLTAASPEMKAKALMRLSELILEKQDAITAANAIDLEKAEEKGLDAPRLNRLRLTPETIAEMANACKFIADMDDPVGAIETQWQRPNGMLVGKMRIPLGVIAMIYESRPNVTIDSGILCLKAGNAIILRGGSEAIHSNLELARLLHEALEYAGLPKECVQVVPTTDREAIAAMCKLEEHIDVIIPRGGETLIRKVVELATMPVLKHYEGVCHAFIDKCADLEEAINIIINAKTQRPGVCNALEGLLVHKDVAEQFLPMVAKELGAERNVEFRACPRSFPLLGATAVAMRDSDPGTEYHDLILLVKVVDSMQEAQDYIAENGSNHTEIICTQDYNRALKFMREVDASCVSVNASTRFNDGGQLGLGAEIGISTSKLHSYGPMGVRELTTTKFVIFGQGQVRQ from the coding sequence ATGGATACTTATCAACTATTAGAAGATATGGGAAAAAAAGCTTCTGCAGCAGCCCGTAAACTCACTGCAGCAAGCCCTGAAATGAAAGCAAAAGCGCTCATGCGCCTTTCCGAGCTTATTCTTGAAAAGCAGGATGCAATTACTGCTGCGAACGCAATCGACTTAGAAAAAGCTGAAGAAAAAGGGCTGGATGCTCCCCGTCTTAACCGTTTGCGTCTTACTCCGGAAACTATTGCCGAGATGGCAAACGCATGTAAATTTATTGCAGACATGGACGACCCTGTAGGTGCCATCGAAACACAGTGGCAACGCCCTAATGGTATGCTCGTAGGTAAAATGCGTATTCCGCTTGGCGTTATCGCTATGATCTATGAGTCACGACCTAACGTGACTATCGACTCCGGTATACTTTGCCTCAAGGCAGGCAACGCTATCATTCTTCGCGGCGGTTCCGAGGCTATTCACTCTAACCTCGAACTTGCAAGGCTCCTCCACGAGGCACTGGAGTACGCCGGCTTGCCAAAAGAGTGTGTTCAGGTTGTACCAACCACTGACCGTGAAGCAATTGCCGCTATGTGCAAGCTGGAAGAACATATCGATGTAATAATTCCTCGCGGCGGTGAAACGCTTATCCGTAAAGTTGTAGAACTTGCTACCATGCCTGTTCTCAAACACTACGAAGGTGTCTGTCACGCTTTCATCGACAAATGTGCCGATCTTGAAGAAGCTATCAACATCATCATCAACGCAAAAACACAACGCCCTGGCGTTTGTAACGCTCTGGAAGGTTTGCTTGTTCATAAAGATGTTGCTGAACAGTTTTTACCAATGGTGGCAAAAGAACTAGGTGCAGAACGCAATGTTGAATTCCGCGCCTGCCCACGCTCTTTCCCATTACTCGGCGCAACCGCTGTTGCCATGAGAGACTCTGATCCGGGTACTGAGTACCATGACCTTATCCTGCTGGTAAAAGTTGTAGACTCCATGCAGGAAGCACAGGACTACATAGCAGAAAACGGCTCTAACCATACTGAAATCATCTGCACTCAGGATTACAACCGTGCTTTGAAATTTATGCGTGAAGTTGACGCCTCATGCGTATCCGTAAATGCGTCTACACGTTTCAACGATGGTGGACAGCTTGGACTCGGTGCTGAAATCGGCATCAGTACTTCTAAACTGCACTCTTACGGTCCAATGGGTGTAAGAGAACTGACTACAACAAAGTTTGTTATCTTTGGTCAGGGTCAAGTTCGCCAGTAG
- a CDS encoding flagellar hook protein FlgE, translating to MSVMGSMYTGISGLTTHAERMSVLGNNLANTSTVGFKSGNVQFEDIFYSSRSLGASVGQIGHGARVSSIYQNFAQGAYENTGSVTDVAIGGRGFFMVNDSVNGSQYYTRAGNFTFNKEGYLVNPQGLRVQGWAASDSEDSVTKGAIGDLRLESFQSEPKETSIVSLSVNLSKKAVDKSLPATPPTGDKGTDLFALFSKWDAVASPKKPIGDNTYSYQKTINVYDKSGSAHEVTVYFDKARDKDGKLTWEYIVTANPSEDGRQAFKDKKTKGVLMAGTMTFNSAGAMENMSAYTYKNAGTPAAPSDPDDKANWKPAEFDENGFPIFTANFSNLTGVNDTDDTLGAEKPERIALDFGMSSKNAARKFENSDKTMAQTETNVANLASIATADLNKTNKAATSYAIASTTHSMNQDGYTAGFLQEITIDRNGVVSGRYSNGRKEELFVLGLADFRNMQGLALQGGNLFAQSTTSGQAIISTANSGRLGTISSNTLELSNVDMSRQMVRLITTQRGYQSNSKVITTSDEMLQEAINLKR from the coding sequence ATGAGCGTTATGGGATCTATGTACACTGGCATTTCTGGTCTTACTACTCACGCAGAGCGCATGTCTGTGCTTGGTAACAACCTTGCTAACACCAGCACTGTCGGCTTTAAGAGCGGCAATGTGCAGTTTGAAGATATTTTTTATTCCAGTCGTTCTCTAGGTGCATCTGTAGGTCAGATTGGTCATGGTGCCCGTGTTTCTTCAATTTATCAGAACTTTGCACAGGGCGCTTATGAAAATACTGGCTCTGTAACAGATGTTGCCATTGGCGGCCGTGGTTTCTTCATGGTGAATGACTCTGTAAATGGTTCACAATATTACACTCGTGCCGGTAACTTTACCTTCAATAAAGAGGGATATCTTGTAAACCCGCAGGGTCTCCGAGTTCAGGGCTGGGCAGCAAGTGACTCTGAAGATTCTGTAACAAAAGGTGCAATCGGTGATCTTCGACTGGAATCTTTCCAGTCTGAACCTAAAGAAACGAGCATTGTTTCTTTGTCTGTTAACCTCTCGAAAAAAGCGGTTGATAAATCCCTTCCAGCAACTCCCCCGACAGGTGATAAGGGTACAGATCTTTTTGCACTCTTCTCTAAATGGGATGCAGTAGCATCACCTAAGAAGCCAATTGGTGACAACACATACTCTTATCAGAAGACAATTAATGTTTATGATAAATCTGGTTCTGCACATGAAGTGACAGTGTACTTTGATAAAGCACGTGACAAAGACGGTAAGCTTACATGGGAGTACATTGTAACAGCTAATCCAAGTGAAGATGGTCGTCAGGCGTTTAAGGATAAAAAAACAAAAGGCGTTCTGATGGCAGGTACCATGACTTTTAACAGTGCTGGTGCCATGGAGAATATGTCTGCATACACATATAAGAATGCTGGCACTCCAGCAGCTCCTTCAGATCCAGACGATAAAGCTAACTGGAAACCTGCTGAATTTGATGAAAATGGCTTCCCTATTTTCACTGCTAACTTCTCTAACTTAACTGGTGTGAACGATACTGATGATACACTTGGTGCGGAGAAGCCGGAACGAATTGCACTTGATTTTGGTATGAGTTCAAAAAATGCTGCAAGAAAATTTGAGAACTCAGATAAAACAATGGCGCAGACCGAGACTAACGTCGCAAACCTTGCAAGCATTGCAACCGCTGATCTTAATAAGACAAATAAGGCTGCAACATCATATGCTATCGCTTCTACAACTCACAGCATGAATCAGGATGGATACACTGCCGGGTTCCTGCAGGAAATTACAATTGATCGAAATGGTGTTGTCTCTGGTCGTTATTCGAATGGTCGTAAAGAAGAACTGTTTGTTCTTGGACTTGCTGACTTTAGAAACATGCAGGGACTTGCCCTTCAGGGCGGTAACCTTTTTGCTCAGAGCACCACATCAGGGCAGGCTATAATCAGTACAGCAAATAGTGGTCGTCTGGGGACTATCTCCTCAAATACACTGGAACTGTCTAACGTTGATATGTCTCGTCAGATGGTAAGATTGATTACAACCCAGCGTGGTTATCAGTCCAACTCTAAGGTTATTACTACATCTGATGAGATGCTTCAGGAAGCAATCAACCTTAAGCGATAG
- a CDS encoding flagellar hook assembly protein FlgD produces the protein MQVSTTQYLNSTYSRDLSAKEPKSSLGKDDFMKLLTAQMSNQNPLKPSDDTQMLAQLAQFTSLEKLTELNTTTKQSNAVLGAINVTNAVGYIGTSVVAGGSNIYRGPSMCSDVYYTVPEGVETIKAHVYDASKRIVDTVVLSGTGKGEHIFGWDGTNSQGRLPEGQYTVGFEARDKNGKLIKVGSKVAGEVTGVTSKDGRTVLELEGGRKINLVDITRVERPVYPSDKKKDS, from the coding sequence ATGCAAGTATCTACAACACAATATCTTAACTCAACATATTCAAGAGATCTTTCAGCAAAAGAGCCAAAGAGCTCTCTTGGAAAAGATGATTTTATGAAGCTTTTGACGGCTCAGATGTCTAACCAGAACCCGTTAAAGCCTTCTGATGATACTCAGATGCTTGCACAATTGGCACAGTTCACCTCACTTGAGAAACTGACTGAGTTAAATACAACGACAAAGCAGTCCAACGCAGTCCTTGGGGCAATTAATGTTACAAATGCTGTTGGTTATATTGGTACATCCGTTGTAGCCGGCGGTTCTAATATCTACAGAGGGCCGTCTATGTGCAGCGATGTATACTACACTGTTCCTGAAGGCGTTGAAACGATTAAGGCTCATGTCTATGACGCATCAAAACGAATTGTTGATACAGTTGTTTTATCTGGAACAGGCAAAGGTGAACATATCTTTGGATGGGATGGCACTAACTCACAGGGTAGATTACCTGAGGGACAATACACTGTCGGCTTTGAAGCACGCGATAAAAATGGCAAGTTGATCAAAGTTGGCTCGAAAGTTGCTGGTGAAGTTACAGGTGTTACTTCGAAAGATGGAAGAACAGTCCTTGAGCTTGAAGGCGGACGTAAGATTAATCTTGTTGATATTACTAGAGTTGAGCGTCCTGTATACCCAAGCGACAAAAAGAAAGACAGTTAA
- a CDS encoding anti-sigma factor family protein: protein MKQKKSSTWLELVYGGTIEEGLSTSKEACPGHNDVAAYLDKKLPIARRKEVEGHMASCRECRSEVLELRRILSSC, encoded by the coding sequence ATGAAACAGAAGAAATCTTCAACATGGCTTGAACTGGTTTACGGTGGAACAATTGAGGAAGGGCTTTCAACAAGCAAGGAAGCTTGTCCCGGACACAATGATGTCGCCGCGTATCTTGATAAGAAGCTTCCAATAGCTCGTAGAAAAGAAGTTGAAGGGCATATGGCATCTTGCCGTGAATGTCGTTCAGAAGTTCTTGAGTTACGAAGAATTCTTTCATCCTGTTAA
- a CDS encoding sigma-54-dependent Fis family transcriptional regulator, whose amino-acid sequence MSVTTKKDDKLQPYMGTLQCIVSELGSQKPFQTTLKSLLQTLSENHNFKRPHIVIFDPETRTLKLTLAHGLESEEAIEYEPGVGVTGQVFTTGAPVIVPRMKDHPAFLNKAFGRTDEELAELAFICVPITVPGIDEDSAGEVIGTLSVDLPSDTAESLEGQTRFLEVVAGMVANHATYLQEEIARQAHMMAQGIGGGEAVDGGAAPADIVVASKSMKLVLNQVSQVGPSRATALLRGESGTGKELLAEAIHQASPRRDNPLIKLNCAALPSELVESELFGYQKGAFTGAVQDKKGLFELANNGTLFLDEVGELSPTAQAKVLRAIQEQEIQRLGSEKTVSVDVRLICATHRPLEELVEKGEFREDLYYRINVFPVFIPPLRERREDILPLSEHFLSTYAEEYERNIKRISTPAIDLLMQYHWPGNIRELKNCIERAVLVCDEQVIRTYHLPPSLQTAESTATDSNLSFCEAVAKFEQELLVDALKKARGNMLQAARDLRVSYRIVNYKVKKYGIDAKKFAVTRGRNR is encoded by the coding sequence ATGAGTGTTACTACGAAAAAAGACGACAAACTGCAGCCATATATGGGAACCCTTCAGTGCATTGTTTCTGAGCTTGGTTCACAAAAACCGTTTCAAACGACGCTTAAGTCCCTGCTGCAAACTTTGTCGGAAAATCACAACTTCAAAAGACCACATATTGTGATCTTTGATCCGGAAACCCGCACCCTCAAGCTGACTCTTGCACACGGTCTTGAGTCAGAAGAAGCCATTGAATACGAGCCGGGTGTTGGTGTAACAGGTCAGGTGTTTACTACAGGTGCTCCTGTTATTGTTCCAAGAATGAAAGACCATCCTGCATTCTTGAACAAAGCATTTGGTCGTACGGACGAAGAATTGGCAGAGCTGGCATTTATTTGTGTACCTATTACAGTACCAGGCATTGATGAAGATTCTGCCGGTGAAGTTATCGGTACGTTGAGTGTTGACTTGCCGAGTGATACTGCAGAGAGTCTTGAAGGTCAGACACGTTTTCTGGAAGTTGTGGCAGGTATGGTTGCAAACCATGCAACATACTTGCAGGAAGAAATTGCGCGACAGGCTCACATGATGGCACAGGGTATTGGTGGTGGAGAGGCTGTTGATGGCGGTGCTGCTCCTGCTGATATTGTTGTAGCCTCCAAGTCTATGAAACTTGTTCTTAATCAGGTTTCACAGGTTGGACCAAGTCGTGCGACAGCATTGCTTCGTGGTGAATCCGGTACTGGTAAAGAGCTGCTTGCAGAAGCTATTCATCAAGCAAGCCCTCGTCGTGATAATCCGCTTATTAAATTGAACTGTGCCGCTTTGCCTTCAGAACTTGTTGAGAGTGAACTCTTTGGTTATCAGAAGGGCGCATTTACTGGCGCAGTGCAGGATAAGAAGGGCTTATTTGAACTTGCTAATAACGGCACTTTGTTCCTTGATGAAGTAGGTGAGTTAAGCCCTACTGCACAGGCAAAAGTTTTGCGTGCAATTCAGGAACAAGAAATTCAGCGCCTGGGTAGTGAAAAAACAGTCTCTGTTGATGTGCGTCTTATTTGCGCAACACATCGTCCGCTGGAAGAGCTTGTTGAAAAAGGCGAGTTTCGTGAGGACTTGTACTACCGTATTAATGTATTCCCAGTCTTTATTCCGCCACTTCGTGAGCGTCGTGAAGATATTCTACCGCTTTCTGAGCATTTCCTTTCTACTTACGCAGAAGAGTACGAACGAAACATTAAGCGTATTTCTACCCCGGCTATTGATCTCTTAATGCAGTACCACTGGCCTGGAAACATCCGTGAATTGAAGAACTGCATTGAGCGTGCTGTTTTGGTTTGTGATGAGCAGGTAATTCGTACCTACCATCTTCCACCGTCCTTGCAGACTGCTGAAAGTACTGCAACAGATTCAAACCTTTCTTTTTGCGAAGCTGTAGCAAAGTTTGAGCAGGAGCTTCTTGTTGATGCTCTTAAGAAAGCTAGAGGCAATATGCTTCAGGCAGCTCGTGACCTGCGTGTGAGTTACCGTATTGTTAACTATAAAGTTAAGAAGTACGGAATTGATGCAAAGAAATTTGCGGTGACAAGAGGTCGCAACCGCTAA
- a CDS encoding flagellar hook-associated protein FlgK, with product MSIYDLMSIGNNAMMNAKLGINVTSNNISNADTKGYARATVNYASRAPIMRNSLQFGTGAEAVNLKRHYNYFVEQQFLASNGQQQFWNAKAETLYSVESLFKQGEKNYGLSAALNKYFSSWNALTQDADSSAYRMELSEYSNTLATMLHTMNDSLKHEYEATNKAIELGVADANGLMKEIAELNRGIMEQPENLVLQDERDRKVRKLGELLPIKSIHQTDGSFSIITQAGQTLVDGVDAFELAQKGPEATANLASGSVFKGEIKFEGQSSKELKVEMVTAGPVGTAQYRVSIDGGKTWLTNENGEERKFTAGGADKKVVVNGVSIWFEDSTPATNLSVNDSFNIVAKDALYWKKTTAHFVNITPLGGYGNEEGRLSGGRLGGLLAARDSGIASYRERMDAFTKELIWQTNYQHSQGAGLVHYRETTSTNAVLKPTMVLNKSNLEYGNKITDGTLRFQMYTAQGAPDGSKLEIAITPGMTMQQLVDKINNTPAGAPKLQASLEGGRLKLKPRTAGASFEFAGDTSGVLAAVGLNTYFSGSGLADIALEARIKNDPKRINAAVVNGLGLVNSGDNTNAIALQKLKDKAVRLDTIHTSTAATFSKHLSSLTALVGSDMDGASRNKVYNETVSKDLEKRQQSEAGVNMDEELSNLTKFKHSFDAASKLITTANEMFDTILRLKS from the coding sequence ATGTCTATTTATGATCTTATGTCCATTGGTAACAATGCAATGATGAATGCCAAGCTTGGCATCAACGTTACCAGTAACAATATTTCCAATGCGGATACAAAAGGTTACGCACGTGCTACAGTGAATTATGCTTCACGAGCACCGATTATGCGCAATAGCTTACAGTTCGGTACTGGCGCAGAAGCGGTGAATCTTAAGCGTCATTACAATTACTTTGTAGAACAACAGTTCTTGGCCTCTAATGGGCAGCAACAGTTTTGGAATGCAAAAGCTGAGACTCTTTACAGCGTGGAATCTTTGTTCAAGCAGGGTGAGAAAAATTATGGACTTTCTGCTGCGCTCAATAAGTACTTTTCAAGCTGGAATGCACTAACTCAAGATGCTGACAGTTCTGCGTACCGTATGGAGCTTTCAGAGTACTCGAATACGTTGGCAACAATGCTGCATACAATGAATGATTCATTGAAGCATGAGTATGAAGCAACGAATAAGGCCATTGAGCTAGGTGTTGCTGATGCCAATGGATTAATGAAGGAGATTGCTGAGTTAAACCGAGGTATCATGGAGCAACCTGAGAACTTAGTGTTGCAGGACGAGCGAGATCGTAAGGTTCGCAAGTTAGGTGAGTTGCTTCCAATTAAATCAATTCATCAGACTGATGGGTCATTTTCTATCATTACCCAGGCAGGTCAAACTCTCGTTGATGGCGTTGACGCTTTTGAATTGGCGCAGAAAGGTCCGGAGGCAACTGCGAATCTGGCTTCAGGGTCTGTGTTTAAGGGTGAAATTAAGTTCGAGGGGCAGAGCTCAAAAGAACTTAAGGTTGAGATGGTTACAGCGGGTCCAGTTGGCACTGCGCAATATAGAGTTTCCATTGATGGTGGCAAGACATGGCTTACAAATGAAAACGGTGAAGAGCGTAAATTTACTGCAGGTGGTGCTGATAAGAAGGTGGTAGTTAACGGAGTTTCAATTTGGTTTGAAGATTCAACTCCAGCTACGAATTTGTCAGTTAACGACTCTTTCAACATTGTTGCTAAGGATGCTTTGTACTGGAAAAAAACAACCGCTCACTTTGTGAATATTACTCCTCTTGGGGGGTATGGTAATGAAGAAGGTCGTCTTAGTGGTGGTCGCCTTGGTGGATTGTTAGCTGCCCGTGACAGCGGCATTGCAAGTTATCGAGAGAGAATGGATGCGTTCACAAAGGAACTTATCTGGCAGACTAACTATCAGCATTCGCAGGGTGCAGGTCTTGTGCATTATCGAGAAACCACAAGTACAAATGCTGTTCTAAAGCCTACAATGGTGCTTAATAAGTCCAACCTGGAGTATGGCAACAAGATTACTGATGGAACTTTGCGCTTTCAGATGTATACCGCACAGGGTGCACCAGATGGCAGCAAGCTTGAAATAGCTATTACTCCTGGAATGACTATGCAGCAGCTTGTTGACAAAATTAATAATACTCCTGCAGGTGCCCCAAAGCTGCAAGCAAGTCTTGAAGGCGGACGATTGAAATTAAAGCCGAGAACTGCGGGGGCGAGTTTTGAGTTTGCTGGTGATACTTCAGGCGTACTCGCAGCTGTGGGGCTCAATACTTACTTTAGTGGTTCCGGTCTTGCTGATATTGCGCTTGAGGCTCGTATTAAAAATGATCCAAAACGCATAAATGCTGCTGTAGTAAATGGACTTGGATTGGTTAACAGCGGTGATAACACTAACGCAATTGCCTTACAGAAATTGAAGGATAAGGCTGTTAGGTTAGATACCATTCATACAAGTACTGCTGCGACATTCTCAAAACACCTGAGTTCGCTCACGGCGCTTGTAGGTTCTGACATGGATGGTGCTTCTCGTAACAAGGTTTACAACGAGACCGTAAGTAAAGACCTTGAAAAGCGCCAGCAGTCTGAGGCTGGAGTTAACATGGACGAAGAATTATCAAACTTAACTAAATTTAAACATAGTTTTGATGCTGCTTCCAAGTTGATTACCACTGCTAATGAAATGTTTGACACCATCCTTAGACTGAAGTCTTAG
- the nadD gene encoding nicotinate-nucleotide adenylyltransferase, producing MKRIGILGGTFNPTHIMHVRPAVEVEEAFSLDRVDFVPCATPPHKAENGLLSFELRNRMIRAAINRYPKFTVNELEAERSGPSYTYDTLQNYKEAEGECELFFIMGSIDLPTLPDWYKGLELIKHANIIVLARSDSDVEEFNKLCPEYWPDLELLPPAGNIESAYTVGEHNIYFLPQPRIDVSATLIRERWMQDRDISYLVPDSVLKIMNDYADIISACWSDEKKCR from the coding sequence ATGAAACGTATTGGAATCCTTGGGGGAACGTTCAACCCCACCCATATCATGCATGTTCGTCCAGCGGTTGAAGTTGAAGAAGCTTTCAGCCTAGACCGTGTCGACTTTGTTCCCTGTGCAACCCCACCGCACAAAGCAGAAAACGGACTTCTCTCATTCGAACTACGTAACCGCATGATCAGGGCAGCTATCAACCGATACCCTAAGTTTACGGTTAACGAGCTGGAAGCTGAACGCTCCGGTCCATCATACACATATGACACGCTTCAGAACTACAAAGAAGCTGAAGGCGAGTGTGAACTCTTTTTCATTATGGGATCAATTGACTTGCCAACCCTCCCGGACTGGTACAAGGGGTTAGAACTTATCAAGCATGCTAACATCATCGTGCTGGCACGCTCTGATTCTGACGTCGAAGAGTTCAACAAATTATGTCCCGAATACTGGCCAGACTTAGAACTGCTTCCACCAGCAGGTAATATTGAATCTGCGTACACTGTCGGTGAACACAATATCTACTTTTTACCACAACCACGAATCGATGTTTCAGCAACACTTATCAGGGAACGCTGGATGCAGGATCGTGACATCTCATACCTGGTTCCAGACAGCGTTCTTAAGATTATGAATGACTATGCAGACATTATTTCTGCCTGTTGGAGCGACGAAAAAAAATGCAGGTAA